A window of Salmo trutta chromosome 31, fSalTru1.1, whole genome shotgun sequence contains these coding sequences:
- the LOC115169657 gene encoding zinc finger protein 521 isoform X5, whose product MKTHASNKPHKCPVCRRGFLSSSSLHGHMQVHERGKDGGGGGPGSGLSREEWKLKETRKCSRCEEGFDVPEELQRHIAECHPECSPSEDGGLCGALQCIYCHEPFSDEGVLLTHIDQAHSRDRKGHNCAVCSEHFLSVEDLYAHMDVHQLPESSNHSNSPSLLTVGYTSVSSTTPDSNLSVDSSTMVEAAPPIPKTRGRRKRAAQHTSHDIGGRSSKQPKISYSCIYCNKQVFSSLAVLQIHLRTMHLDKPEQAHTCQFCLEVLPSLFNLNEHLKQVHNAEDHATLLGSLPDTLLQCNFCTEVLSDLNALQEHIRCSHGFPSPVAKESNAFFCPQCFMGFLTEATLEEHVRQTHCDGGSLRFDSPLEVTPKEPIVEVYSCSYCTNSPIFNSVLKLNKHIKENHKNIPLALNYINNGKKSLRTLSPSSPVSIDQSFLHGSSSRSNRGTSEFICNQCGAKYTSLDLFQTHLKTHLDGMQPQLNCPQCNKDFPNQESLLKHVTIHFTITSTYYICESCDKQFTSVDDLQKHLLDMHTFVFFRCTLCQEVFDSKVSTQLHLAVKHSNEKKVYRCTSCNWDFRHEADLQLHVKHSHLENQGRAHRCIFCGESFGTEVELQCHITTHSKKYNCRFCSKAFHAIVLLEKHLREKHCVFEGKAQNCGANGSTTGGADHHPAAKDDAELQGLLSNSHVAGAAGSGGVLESPNNHDGSEEEVDTADPLFGCDICGASYTMDSLLTNHQLRDHNIRPGESAMAKRKSDMIKGTHKCNVCQRTFFSEAGLREHMQTHLGPVKHYMCPICGERFPSLLTLTEHKVTHSKSLDTGSCRICKMPLQSEEDFMEHCQMHPDLRNSLTGFRCVVCMQTVTSTLELKIHGTFHMQKTGTMSTNHPIGRTTNLASHHHNQHHHQQHHQANQKLFKCASCLKEFRSKSDLVKLDINGLPYGLCAACVSAAGSKSSSPTVMNGGRQQQQGGGGATTPAMPVTAWTAQTERLSPREGKGKPPHSSSSPSSSISSTATKTRCTSCNVKFESEAELQNHVQTVHREQGGDSNSGQLRTPQVSPMPRASPSQTEEKKTYQCIKCQMVFYSEWDIQVHVANHMLEEGLNHECKLCSQSFDSPAKLQCHLIEHSFEGMGGTFKCPVCFTVFVQASKLQQHIFSAHGQEDKIYDCSQCPQKFFFQTELQNHMLTQHSS is encoded by the exons ATGAAGACCCACGCCTCCAACAAGCCCCACAAGTGCCCTGTGTGCCGCCGGGGCTTTCTCTCCTCCAGCTCCCTCCATGGACACATGCAGGTCCACGAGCGTGGCAAAGACGGTGGTGGCGGGGGGCCAGGCAGCGGCCTCTCCAGGGAGGAGTGGAAGCTGAAGGAGACGAGGAAGTGCAGCCGCTGTGAGGAGGGTTTTGATGTCCCTGAGGAGTTGCAAAGGCACATCGCCGAGTGCCACCCAGAGTGCTCTCCATCGGAGGACGGGGGCCTGTGTGGCGCCTTGCAGTGCATCTATTGCCACGAGCCCTTCAGCGACGAGGGTGTCCTGCTGACCCACATTGACCAGGCCCACAGTCGCGACCGCAAAGGTCACAACTGCGCCGTCTGCTCCGAGCACTTCCTCTCTGTGGAGGACCTGTACGCCCACATGGACGTCCACCAGCTCCCCGAATCCAGTAACCACAGCAACAGCCCATCCCTGCTCACTGTGGGCTACACCTCTGTCTCCAGCACAACcccagactccaacctctccgtCGACAGCTCCACCATGGTGGAGGCAGCCCCGCCCATACCCAAGACccgggggaggagaaagagggccGCCCAGCACACCTCACACGACATTGGGGGACGCTCGTCCAAGCAGCCCAAGATCTCCTACAGCTGTATCTACTGCAACAAGCAGGTGTTCTCTAGCCTTGCCGTGCTTCAGATACACCTGCGGACCATGCACCTTGACAAACCCGagcaggcacacacctgtcagttCTGCCTAGAGGTGCTTCCCTCCCTGTTCAACCTGAACGAGCACCTGAAGCAGGTACACAATGCCGAGGACCATGCCACCCTGCTGGGCAGCCTGCCTGACACCCTGCTTCAGTGTAATTTCTGCACCGAGGTTTTAAGTGACCTCAACGCTCTTCAAGAACACATCCGCTGCTCCCACGGCTTCCCCAGCCCCGTGGCCAAGGAGAGTAACGCCTTCTTCTGTCCCCAGTGCTTCATGGGGTTCCTGACTGAGGCCACCCTGGAGGAGCACGTCCGTCAGACCCACTGTGACGGGGGCAGCCTGCGTTTCGACTCCCCCCTAGAGGTGACTCCCAAGGAGCCCATTGTGGAGGTGTACTCCTGCTCCTACTGCACCAACTCGCCCATCTTCAACAGCGTTCTGAAGCTGAACAAGCACATCAAAGAAAACCACAAGAACATTCCTCTGGCGCTGAACTACATCAACAATGGAAAGAAGTCTCTGCGGACCCTCAGCCCTTCCTCACCCGTATCGATTGATCAATCTTTCCTTCATGGTTCCTCCTCTCGCAGCAATCGTGGCACTAGCGAGTTCATCTGCAACCAGTGTGGGGCCAAGTACACCAGCCTGGACCTGTTCCAGACCCACCTGAAGACTCACCTGGATGGGATGCAGCCCCAACTCAACTGCCCCCAGTGCAACAAGGACTTCCCCAACCAGGAGTCCCTGCTGAAGCATGTGACGATCCACTTTACCATCACCTCCACTTACTACATCTGTGAGAGCTGCGACAAGCAGTTCACCTCGGTAGACGACCTGCAAAAACACCTGCTGGACATGCACACGTTCGTGTTCTTCCGCTGCACCCTCTGCCAGGAAGTGTTTGACTCCAAGGTGTCCACCCAGCTCCACCTGGCCGTCAAGCACAGCAATGAGAAGAAAGTGTACCGCTGCACCTCCTGCAACTGGGACTTCAGGCACGAGGCCGACCTGCAGCTGCATGTCAAGCACAGCCACCTGGAGAACCAGGGCCGGGCCCACCGCTGCATCTTCTGCGGGGAGTCCTTCGGCACGGAGGTGGAGCTGCAGTGCCACATCACCACCCACAGCAAGAAGTATAACTGCCGCTTCTGCAGCAAGGCCTTCCATGCCATCGTACTTCTGGAAAAGCACCTGAGGGAAAAGCACTGTGTGTTCGAGGGCAAGGCCCAGAACTGTGGTGCGAATGGCTCCACAACCGGAGGAGCGGACCACCACCCGGCGGCCAAGGATGACGCAGAGCTACAGGGTCTCCTGTCCAACAGCCATGTTGCAGGAGCGGCAGGATCAGGAGGCGTGTTGGAGTCTCCAAACAACCACGATGGGAGTGAGGAGGAAGTGGACACCGCTGACCCCTTGTTTGGGTGTGACATCTGCGGGGCGTCGTACACCATGGACTCACTCCTCACCAACCACCAGCTCCGAGACCACAACATCCGCCCGGGCGAGAGCGCCATGGCGAAGAGGAAGTCGGACATGATCAAGGGCACCCACAAGTGTAACGTCTGCCAGCGCACCTTCTTTTCAGAGGCAGGTCTGAGGGAACACATGCAGACCCACCTGGGCCCCGTCAAGCACTACATGTGTCCCATCTGCGGAGAGCGTTTCCCCTCGCTGCTCACATTGACCGAGCACAAGGTCACCCACAGCAAGAGCCTAGACACGGGCAGTTGCCGCATCTGCAAGATGCCCCTGCAGAGCGAGGAGGACTTCATGGAGCACTGCCAGATGCACCCCGACCTGCGGAACTCCCTGACGGGCTTCCGCTGTGTGGTATGCATGCAGACCGTCACCTCCACCCTGGAGCTCAAGATCCACGGCACCTTCCACATGCAGAAGACAGGCACCATGTCCACCAACCACCCCATTGGCCGCACCACCAATCTCgcctcccaccaccacaaccagcatcaccaccaacaacaccaccaggCCAACCAGAAACTCTTCAAGTGTGCCTCGTGTCTGAAGGAGTTCCGCTCCAAATCTGACCTGGTGAAGCTGGACATCAACGGGCTGCCTTACGGGCTGTGTGCCGCATGTGTCAGCGCCGCCGGCTCAAAGAGCTCCAGCCCCACGGTGATGAATGGaggcaggcagcagcagcagggagggGGAGGAGCCACGACCCCGGCCATGCCTGTAACAGCATGGACCGCTCAGACGGAGAGACTCAGCCCCAGAGAGGGGAAAGGCAAGCCGCCCCATTCATCGTCATcgccctcctcctctatctcctcgaCCGCCACCAAGACGCGGTGCACCAGCTGCAATGTGAAGTTTGAGTCGGAGGCTGAGCTGCAGAACCACGTCCAGACAGTGCACAGGGAGCAAGGAGGGGACAGCAACAGCGGGCAGCTCAGGACCCCACAAGTCTCCCCCATGCCCAGGGCCAGCCCCTCGCAGACTGAGGAG AAGAAGACCTACCAGTGCATCAAGTGTCAGATGGTCTTCTACAGCGAATGGGACATCCAGGTTCACGTGGCCAACCACATGCTAG